The DNA region gcaaagttttaaactcaaatttgatgtaaatttaacttcttttgtcttgaatttttcaaatttgaaatgttaactaaacctaattataacccttttataattaaaatctattgttattctctaatgtgatattatttaatatctaatatatagtcaaagttctaaaacctataaagttctaaaacctataatcttatgctcctggtccatttttgttatattttttcttagattatttgtttcagaaactatttgaaattcagaatttttcaaatataagattcattcgccatactcttatgtatgcacataaaattttaattcaattttgcaaggaagattacggtatctaaaactcgtacgaagatagttaaacgataacgtttgcaacgtagaatctaaatattacgatagtacaatacatgaagccatttaaaataaaataatatgataataaacattacaaatattacaaatacatgaatccaaatattgtgtcttcagtcaatgcggcaaatattacaaatacgtatctaggtctgatagaatctcaacgcagcaaatattacatatgagcaaacaacgtttaaataaaattacaactaaatgatgcctgatgacgtactagcactcgatcggcgacgtctcccacttcttgatgcaaccggaggtcttccatctgtagcatcacctgtagggccagcttcagcacaactggggccagcatcattggttggacaacgtttatacgtgtgtccaatctgattacatgcactgcagcattGTAttctcggacggagctctgactcatccatatcattacgaatacgccgtgactgacggcgtcctctcttaacccgtgatgatcttgggtctggaatatagataacaggattcgctgtctcagtgaacgatccaaccaaacggaacccatagatctcatactgccaggtgctagcaattgtctcctttctgaagtaatgtgaaacatatatatcgacaggatgtccaatatccgcacaagcagccattacatgagaacaaggtaagtgcagcaacttgggcctcatgcatgagcaacaacaagttccatcgaacttgagaatgcactcctttacaggagtttgacgtctcatgccatgtcgcgccctatctttaggagatacctcaaacttgagctcctgtgttccacattgccgtacatggtgtagccgggcgctttctgccttcttagtcatatattctgttaccttgaatccaaaatttctgtctggatctcgcatgaatatctgatttttagtgaaccgctcccgaaagtaatcggtacacccgcggacaatgaattcaacaattgcaaccagtggaagcccacgaacacctcgcagcacccaattgtaaacttcggcgaagttggtggtcattataccgtaccttgcaccatcggtatcataaagtaacgcccacttctacttaggttcattctcaatccattcagaaaattttttcaccgctgacccagatcttctgcgagtacgtgcagtatctgttggcaaagagcacaaagcctctgcttcatcctgtgcagttatgttttttgatgcgtcctcggctcttttcttcccggtcagttcatcaagtttctgccactgcttgttaaatttttgctgattcgtttccttgcatagcctcttaaacatatccataaggtgcttgttcttgaattgcctgaaaaagtttgcaccgatatgcctcatgcaccacctactgcgaatatcacgccacttgggcggctctccggtctccacacacccctgctgcaaatctagaattgccctcagtatgccggcgtgacgatcatgaatcaggcagacatcttccctatcccgaacgactgcaagcttaacccgttccagaaaccagtaccaactgtctgtgttctcactctcaacaaaagcaaaagcaacaggcagcaattgattgttttcatccactccaatagctgtcagcatttgcaatctatactttcctgtgagaaaggtcccgtcgatgcacaggataggccggcagtgatggaatgcgttaatgcatggacccaagctgaaaaagacccgctgcaatatgtggggcggaccttctcctctgtctagagttttcaggtcatagtagctttcaggatttctctgacataggacggccagcattcgaggaacattatcatatgcagcctcgaacgtaccaaacctcatctccaacaccttttgttttccactccacgccttactgtatgagatggtatacttgtacttttcctgaatgtacctgataatagactttggttcatatgacaagttctgtactatcgtcccgtacatctcatttgcgatgtattgcgacgtgaggttgcgatggctcttctgcaccccaggcaaatgacaagtgtgctgagtgacaatggagcattcccaataatctttccatttacccttgtaggcatgcacccgccatggacagccatccttcacacatactacatcgtacttacgagatttgcactcgactgtcttaaactctcgcataagagagagagaccagcacttaacagcttccttcacctcttcaattgagtggtaccttgcaccctggataatttcattctccctgcaatccgaaggccagctacatccgtcatctacgacaagatgactgaagtcgctgcttacccaatcttgaggcacatcatcgtcatcatcagacgaatcggcattcattgcttcatccaattcacgttcttcgtcttgcagctgttcaacaataaagggtatgttctccccctcatcagccacgcattgaggtgctgcggtgccacctgcctcaatgtttacctcctcgacttcttcatcaatattttcatcccccggaccagcttcaatgtttatcaaaggaggGTTTtagtgcacactgacaaggagtaccagtggccactgccaatgacttgcattttgcagataagttagccagtcctcgttgcttgcaagtggcataagctcccagatcaaagcgtgagtggtacgatttatgacgcattgaacactcacagtgtgtgtctcctgattaatccttagtcccctcattaaccagttgcatagggattcaaatgtcctctcgtgcggtctggtaattcctctgaccgcacagttgaattcacttaaatctaccccattcggcccataaatcacatttccttctccgtaatatatactgaaaatacccttctcggaagacatatctgtcaatcattaataaactagttatactacatattaatacacaacgaacgacgatcctaaatttcagcgactctcagattatattttacagattctaaactattcagattataaattatactaaaaacaaatgaaaatactaaaactattcaaaatataactactctatcaaatatttcctaaattatagttattttcaagtacttatatggctagaacgagaatatacctcaaaatcgacgtgtggacagggcttcgccgcttcctcttctctcttcctctcctctctttctcttttttttgatttttgctggataaaatggcatttttagggcaggttggggcttaaatagccggtggggggacatcccgcccgaccaaagggcgggatgcatCCCGTTGGGCGGGatgcatcccgccctttggttgggcgggatgccctcccagggacctcttcgcgaagaaATTATTTGCGAAGCGGCCCTCGGGTGACATCCCGCCCgctgggtgggcgggatgtcccgggccccacgcgtcccgcccgttcagcgggcgggaggcacccatttccctaaattttcccaacggccacccctttttcgaattttttttaatccctttttttaaaaaaaattccagAACAGCCGGGGCAGACGACCGCGCGCCATCAGTGATGGCGCCACCAGGCCTCCCAGGGTGTCAGAGACCGAGATAACAGGCAGCGCAGTGAGCAGCTCAAGCATACAGCATGCTCGAGATACAGGTCGAATTGAATGGCGCCACATGGGCATGCTGCTGGGGATCGGGATGGGTCGGTCGGGGGAGCAGATCCTCCACAGGTTCCAGATGCTCCGGCGTTATTTTATCCGGCGAGACCCCGTGCAGGGCACCAAGGTACGAGACAGCAGTCAGCAGCAAGCTGGCAGAGGGGAGTTGCGTGATTAGCTGCCCTGTAGCAAGTGTGAGGACTTCGGTCTCCTGTTCAAAAGGGTTGGGTAAGTTGAAACCCTGAAAAACTTATCAAAGATCTTTCAATTTGCAAAATCTTTAGCACAATGAAACACCCTTTTTTTCATACATTGCCCCTGCACGTCACCAATCTGTCGCCAATATGTGTATCCTGTCTCTGTGAATGTCTCCAAGAGATTGGATATTACATATCCAAGTTTGATAAACTAACTTAACTGCAGACGTCACACTACCGataaaagaaaaaataaatTAACTGTATTCAAGTACATGTGTGGAGTCGGAGACTTTGAACTTGGGTGGATAAATTCTATCATAAAGAACACATCCAACTAAACTATATTCAGCTTCTATATCGAGTTCTTTATTTGTGTTCAGCTATGATAACTTATCTGTAGGCAAACTTCTAAAGCGAGCATGAATGCAAGAAATAATAAAGAGCGTGCTTGGTTCCTGTTGCATCCTGCCATGCCACAAGTGTGGCGGCACCAAACCTGAGGCGATCAGACAATGGCCGAATATGAGGCATGGTGACCGACAGCTGGGAACCAAACACGCACAATTGTATCAGAGTGAGTGCTAATTTAAGAGGTTCAtgctactccctccattccaaacTACATGTTGttttattatatattttttactATGTATATAGACATAACGTGTATCCAAATGCATAGCAAACTCTATGTATATAGAAAAATTAAAACAATCTACAATTTAAAATAGAAGGAGTAGATGGTTTATGAAAGATAAGGATATTCTCGTCCTAAAAGATAAGATTGACCAACAATTTATGCAGAACCTTATTCAAAAAATATGATCGAACCCTTTGAAATCAACACGGGATAGTTTCAATCGTGGCAGCGGCAGTGCGGCCCCACGCGCTCGCAGGATGCACATGTGAGTAATGCAACTTCTTTTTTTTGGGAGCCTTTTTATGCCAAAGTTGGCATTTGGACTCTAGCACCTTGCCCGAGTCCACGGCCCCTATAAACACATACCACCACCTTCAGGAAGCACGCATAACCTGGCACTCTCTCATAGCTAGTCTGCATCACTGGGgaagcagagagagagagagagagagagagagagagagagagagagagagagagagagagagagagagagagagagagagagagagatggagcAGGTGGCCATGGCGGTGAAGGTGTTGCTGAGCCTGTGCTGCGTGGGGGCGTGCGGCCTCGTCGTGTACCTCTACAGCATCCTCTGGCTCGAGCCACAGAGGGTCCTCGCCGAGTTCAGGATGCAGGGCATCGGCGGGCCCCCGCCGTCGTTCCCTTACGGCAACATCGCCGACATGCGGgaggccgtcgccgccgcgaagGCCGCGCGCGCGTcggcacgccgcgccgccgcaggcgGTGGTGGCGTCGGCATCGTGCACGACTACCGACCGGCCGTGCTGCCCTACTACGAGAAATGGAGAAAAGAACACGGTAAGTGCGTGTTTTTCAGCTATGCTTTCTCGTAGCATTTGGTGCTTGATCGTGTATGCGTGGTTTTATTTCTTTATTTACGCTCAAATTGAGTGTGCTGTGATTCTTGCTTTGCTTTGTTATATATCTGGTTCGTGCTGGACTACTGCTGTTAATCTTAGTAATGTTTCACTGCTCCATGGAGGGAGATCATGATTCATAAGCCCACGAATCACACTAGGAGAAACCGAAACAAATCACACCTGAGGTAATACAGGAACTGGCAGTGGCAGTGATGTTCATGCATTCTAGCTTTTACCAGCGTTCAATGAACGTGCTCTGTCATCAGTACGTAGCTGTAGCCACCACCAATGCAAGTAGACAGTGTCCCTTCAAAAAAAATGCAAGTAGACAGTGAAAACGATAAGGTGATTAAAAGAACTAAACAATGTTGAGGTTCATCGAACCACTGGGGGTAGCAGCAACTAGTAGGAAGTGATAGCAAACAGCAGCCATGGAATCCAAGCCCCTGTGTTATGGTTAAAAAAACCCAATGAGTTAGCAGATGGTTAAAAAAGAATCCAAGCACACTGGCACTACTAGTACATGTTTAGCCCAATAATTGAGCCATCACTAAGCTGGCCACTCCACAGCAAAACGACCATGCATTCTAGCAAAGAAATCTCACTTCTTTGCTCTTCTGTCACCGATGAGTGCCGTCCTTTTCAGGGACCCGGCGACGACGGGTGATGGGTGCACATCCAGTTGGGCGATACTAAGCTGCCAAAGATAACCCCATCATCCCATGCCGATGCTGATCCGACGCTAATTGTAGCCGTTTCGACGGTAACAGCTCCCTGAAAACGGGTCCATCTCACGCAGCGCAGTctgcttctgctgctgctgttacTGCTGGGCACCAGGATGAATGAGGTGAGCTGGCCATCACGATGGACAACTCCCTCTGGAGTCTGGACGCTAGCGGCGCGGAGAGACGTAGCGGGAGAACAAGCGTACAAAGATCTGAAACCAACAAATGGTAAAGAAAAAGCTGGAGCGGGGTTGTGGGTTGAGGGCTTGAGGCGACGATTTGGTTTTCAGATCATGTCATGTAGTTTTGGCACGGCGCAAAACGACAGGGCTGGGGCCTTGCGAACTGGGAGCTAGCCAAGGAGGTGCACCAGCACCATGCTTTTGCTTTGCTTCCGGCTGAAAGTAGATGCGTCATGCCATGCCGTTCCAGACTAAACTTTGTTGGTTTCCTTTCCCTTTTGAAAtgggatttttttttcttttgcgtTACATTCCTCATCATAATTGAATGAATAAAACCGCAACGAACGACGGCCAATGAGTAGCCATCCGAAAAAGAAAATCACAACCAGGTCATGTCACGGAGGAAAAGGACACTCCATAATTGTACGCAAGCCACTAAGCCACAGGGTTCCACCCGCAGCGTGGCCCCTGTCCTGACGCAGGGCACACGCGCTAGCACATCGCGTCAGTAAAATGAGGATCGAGGAGGCTCGCGTCGCGTAGCTCCATCTGCTCCCCGGGATCGGTCGTGCAGTAGCCCTTGCTCCTCAGATCACTCCGGTGAGGCTCATGGCTTCAAAAGGACCCGCCGTTGGCGTGATCCGCGGCACGTCGGCGTCGCGGGTGCCGCCGGAGCAcggggcgcgcgcgtgggccgcgcgaggggccgcacgcgcgcgcaggTGGTGGGGGCGCCCGGGGGCGTGTCGCTTTGTTCTCTTCTCTCCGTGTGGCTCTGCGTGcgccctcctccccgccgcaccGCCGCGCGGGCGCGTCACCGGCAGGCAGTCAGGCTGGCGTGGACGATGGCCGGATGACGCTTCGTCCAACCGTGGCGATGTGACCTCGAATCCCCGCGCGAGAGGGACCCTGCCGGCCGCGTGAACGGCAGCGCGCGGGGACGAGAGTGAGGGAGGCCGGCCGCTCTTGGCTGGCTGACGAGCGCGGGTTGGCTCCTCCGGGCGCCAAACGATGGGAAGAAAAGTCGCGCGGGTATGGATGACGGAACGGGCCGGGTGGAGATAGGACGACGGGACAAGCGGGGGCCGGAAGCGGACGACTGGTAGGGTGCCCACAGCCGCCGCCGTGTCGCCTTCCCGGCAAGCGATCCCGCTGATATTTTTCCATGGAACATCTCGGGACCTGCAGGCGACCGGCAAGGCGatagccattagccaccatgtgCCATGGAATTTGTTCTCCTGAAGCCAGATCCCACGATCCTCTCGGAAAGAAAGAAGCCAGGTCACGATCCATTTTGCCGGGGATACGAGAACTGGCTTTACCTGAACACACAAAAAACTCTGGATGACCACTGAACGGGATGAGTACAATAAGTCGATAACATGTGCCATGAACAGACTGTCATCAAATGTATTTATTTTTCCATTCCATAATTGAGTAAGTATGTAATAACACCCCGTGGTTGGACCCCTGTCCACATCAGTCTACCACTAGTAGGAGTACTTGGTGAGGATTCATACCGGATTCCCATTAACCTAATTCGCTACTCCGTCCGCAGCCAGACAGTGACCGGTTGAGGAACAAGCCTGAGCTTATGCTGTCCGGTTCTATTGAAATGCAGGTCCCATCTTCACTTACTCCATGGGAAACGTCGTATTCCTTCACGTGAGCCGGCCGGACGTGGTCCGGGACATCAACCTCTGCGTGTCGCTGGACCTCGGCAAGAGCTCCTACCTCAAGGCCACGCACGAGCCGCTCTTCGGCGGGGGCATCCTCAAGTCCAACGGCGAGGCCTGGCTGCACCAGAGGAAGATCATCGCCCCCGAGTTCTTCCTGGACAAGGTCAAGGTATGAGGCATCACACTGTCCCAACAAATAAGTACTAGCAATTAACTGCTGTACAATAAGATAATGTACGTAAACAAGGCTATGCAAACACACCAATATGAAAATTAAATACTCTTCAGGCCCAACATGTTTCAGATGCAGCTCACGTACCCGCTCCCGTAGCTGGCAATCCTGAGATGTTTGCTCAAAGAGACCTGCACTGCAGAAACAGATTTAAAGGCCATCTGCGGATAAAATTCAGAGGTTTCAGATTGACGCAGGAGCATTAAAATCTGTTAGCGCTCAGTGGGCCGCAGCAATTAAGTTGTGGGTCTATATGTGGCCGCTTATTTGCAAACATAATTCAGAATGGCAGTTCAGTATGAGAGCTGGCATGAAAAAACTGCAACATTCTGATCAAGCTTGATAATGTGTGACAAAGATTCTAACTAGGAGAACTCCCGACAGCACAACTACCACATTCTCATCCAGCTAGATAATGTGGGATTTGACTCTAGTCAGGAGTCAGGACCACTTTCAGTAACTCTGCATTTTTTACTCAGCTAAATATTGCAGTCACTTATTAGTTCGTTGGCTGAAGAAagacgcccccccccccccccccccccccaacaaaACCATGGCCGCTGATCAGTAAATTAGAATTTTGAGGTTTGAGACAGCAGTCAGCCATGAATTTTGACATGTTAGCGTAACTCTTATACCTTCACATATTCAGGGCATGGTGGATCTCATGGCCGATTCTGCGCAACCACTGCTGAAGTTGTGGGAGGAGAGAGTTGACAGAAATGGTGGGATCACAGACATTAAGATTGATGATGACATTAGGGCCTACTCTGCAGATGTGATCTCTAGAACGTGCTTCGGTAGCAGCTACATAAAAGGAAAGGAAATCTTTATGAAGATCAGAGAACTTCAGCAGGCTGTGTCCAAGCCAAATGTGCTAGCTGAAATGACTGGCCTAAGGTTAGGGGAAATATAACTACTGATTTAGAAACACATCACAAATACATATTTAACTTTACGAAGGAACAAAACTTAGATTGTTGTTGATCCAAAGCAACACATTGGTTAAACAGAGCTGTAAGGTACATATTTTAAATGTTTGCAGGTTCTTTCCTTCAACGAGGAACAAGCAGGCGTGGGAGCTTCATAAAGAAGTCCGCAAACTTATTCTAGAAATCGTAAAAGAAAGTGGAGAAGACAGGAACTTACTAAGTGCAATTCTTCACAGCGCAAGCTGCAGCAGGGTGGGCATCGCTGAGGCAGAGAACTTTATAGTGGATAACTGCAAGAGCATATATTTTGCAGGATATGAGAGCACAGCTGTCACAGCTGCCTGGTGTCTAATGCTCCTTGGACTGCACCCAGAATGGCAGGACCGGGTGCGAGCAGAAGTGCATGAAGTCTGCAGAGGCCGGCCAGTAGACTCCCAATCACTTCAGAAAATGAAAAATGTATGCTCTTATCCTATCCCCAAGTGTTCAAAAAGGCACTCCCTTGATTTTCTATAACATGCCACTAACTTCTCTTTGCCAATTTGGCAATTTAGTTGACAATGGTGATCCAGGAAACCTTGCGCTTGTACCCAGCAGGGGCCTTTGTATCAAGGCAGGCCCTCCAGGACCTGAGGCTTGGTGGTGTACATATACCAAAAGGTGTCAACATCTACATCCCTGTCTCCACAATGCATCTTGACCCCAAGCTATGGGGCGCTGATGTGAAAGAGTTCAACCCAGAGCGTTTCTCTGATGTTAAACCCCAGCTACATTCATACTTGCCGTTTGGTGCTGGGGCACGGACCTGCCTAGGGCAGGGATTTGCTATGGCTGAGCTTAAGATCCTCATCTCTCTTATCATCTCCAAGTTTGTTCTGAAGCTCTCACCACACTACGAGCATTCTCCGATACTTAAGCTCACCATGGAGCCAGAGCTTGGTGTGGACCTCACCTTAACAAAAGTGCAGTGTCTATGCTGACTAAAGAGGGATTCTGCAATTCGGGCACAATAATATTAGTCGTACTATGTGATAGAAAGAAAACTATGATCTGACGAGTGCAGCTTCCCAGGAGGGTAGGGGGTAATTTGTACAGAGATATCCATGATATGTACAGTAGGCTTGATCTTTTTGTGTGCATGTTCATAATAAATTGATAGAGAAATCGTGCCAAATGAGCCTATCATTTATGCCAACATTGTATGGGAAAACACTACAGCTTTAGTACCGAAAAGAAATATATGTTGGAATATTATTAAGGTGTTCAATGGACAAGCATGCCAATACAGATACTGAATAGATTGTTGAACAAGAGGGGTGCTGCATCTGCATACCTGACATACTCAAACCTCTCTGCAAGTTGCAACAGAAATCAGTGAATAAATCATCATTCTTTTTTCTCCACTTGATCACCATCTGTCATATTGAAACGTACTGCCAGCATATCTGAATATTAAGGGAGCTGAACCTGAATTAAAACCAGATTGAACCCAGGGTAGTTTCCATAGAGAAGATCTGCAACTGGTAAACTGAGGGTAAACCGCAGAAATGGCTGAATATGTAACACATAAGGTTGATTTGTATCACACTCAGCCTGAGGTGGAGACAAATGCTTCTGGCTGTAAGCCCTATCCAACTGCCAAACAACACTGAGCACTAAAATGGGGAGAGACAACCATAAAACATGCTCATAAGTAACAAATGTGTCAGCAATTCATAAGAACAAATTAAAAATAACCTCATTAGTGCATAAGACGCATTTCAAACAAATTGATCACACTGGCGCACACACATACTTAGTATAAATGTTGGTAAAACCATTTTAAGACCATAATTAATTTACAAGAACAATAAGAGAAATCCACATTAGAGTCAACGTGAACATATTTCCAGCAACTTTGAGTATAATTTACTTTTACATGATGCTGGAACTGATTTTGATCCAACCCAAAGGTCAAAACCAAACGGTGAGGCTCAGCCTGACACCAACTTCACAACAATGATAAGAACATTAAGAGCTATCAAGGGCATCCTCAGAAATTGTATAGCATAGATAAGCCCCACGATCTGGCCCTTTAATGACTTTGTTTGCCCATTTCCTGACACTTCAGACATGCTCCATCCCCTGGGAGCAAGAAAACGGTCTTCATTCAGTATCGCCAACGCATTTGCGAGAAGCAAAAAACCCTCCAGCAATGTCCATAGGCCCATTCCTGCATGCCATACTTCCATCAATTTCAACTTTCAAAAGATGTCCCTCTTTACATATGCAGGTCACTGAACATCATAGTAAATTACTCTATATGGATGAATTCGACATAGCGAAAGGCAGCACCACCCTGGTAACTAGAACAGATAATAAACTTAAACATACAGTGTTGCTTCCAACCCCACCGATAAGCCATTGTAATCAACGTGATATACCACAAATTTTGTGTGTGAACCTACTAGGTTCTAAGAACTCTGATTCAGGACTCGGTTCAAGAGATCATCAATCCCAACCCGAATCGAGCCGAGAAAACCTCCGATCTGCGAGATCGTGAGCCCCGCGGCACCAACACAGTAGCCATCCCTATCCCCAAAGATCGGGTAACCGGGGTGAAACCCTAGCCCGCGAAATTTGACGCAATATGCCACGGCCGGCGGTGAAACGCATCTCAAATCGGAAGTTAAGCGGGGAGAAGGCTTGCCTCAAGAGCTGGAGAGGCCGCGGCGGCTGGATGGACGGCGAGCGATGGTGAGGCGAGGCGACGCAAGCAGGCGGGGAAGGGCGGCACGCCGGTGAGGCAAGGGCGACAACGGCCAAACCCAATGCACGGAGATGCGCGTAGCAGCAACCAGCAGGACGTTTCTTCGCTGTGGGTTCAACACGtttggatcttcttcttctgaagttcacagagagagagagagagagagagagagaggcgttTCGATCGGGAGTCGCGCATGTGTCACAACCCGGAGCCCAGAGGCCCAGAGCATATCTTTCAGGCCCAGTCCAATATGGGTTGCAAGTGAGCCCTATCTCCACGCCTTTCGTGAGAAGGAAACTAAATCAGCCCATCAGCACGCCTGATCCCGAGTGCACACCCATTCAACGGCCCAACTGAAGACTTTCAATGAGCTTGTTTCGGTTAGTTCCGTTATGACCAAATACCAAAGAACAAACCGAATTTCTcagttttgttttgttttttccTTCCCATTTTTTGACGCCCTGCTTCGTAGAGGGAGAAAACCACATGGTGCCGGTGAGAAACAGCCTAACTGCCTTCAACAACCACTGCCCCGGTCCCGCGGCTGCCTGGCCTGGGGCAGCCTGGCGGCGCCGGAGGTGGATCATTCAGGCCTTCAGGGAATCCACTTTAGCGACACTTTTTGAGTTTTTGTGTAGGAAAACGTATGCGGGTTCATCCCGACAGCGACGGCGTCCGCGCCCCGCGCTTTGTagtcgagaagttgatgtggtgcaCCGCCGCAGCGAGCGAGCGATTGGTAAACGCGGGGACCCGAGCTACCACACCGCCATGGCTCCACGCGCCGCAGCACGCTACCGGTGGAGCTGAGCAGCGTGCGAACCGCGTCGATCCCGCGGTGGTTACCGGCGGCGCAGGCGCCGTCGTCACGTCCTGGCTGCGTGCGTCCTCATACTCCTCTAAGTCATAAATTTATAATGTACTCGCCCACTTGGCGTAGGTGATAGGCACGCGACTGCTGGGgacgcgacggcgacggcgagaccGCGGCAACGCGCTCCTAGTCAAAACCACGCGCCCAGCCAGCGTCAGAGACATCCCCGGGTGGCCCTGGCCCCGCGGCCCGCGCCCTTTCCTCTGTGGCCAGCCGCGGCGCGCCG from Panicum hallii strain FIL2 chromosome 9, PHallii_v3.1, whole genome shotgun sequence includes:
- the LOC112876476 gene encoding protein transport protein yos1-like, with product MGLWTLLEGFLLLANALAILNEDRFLAPRGWSMSEVSGNGQTKSLKGQIVGLIYAIQFLRMPLIALNVLIIVVKLVSG
- the LOC112876472 gene encoding cytochrome P450 714B3, with the protein product MEQVAMAVKVLLSLCCVGACGLVVYLYSILWLEPQRVLAEFRMQGIGGPPPSFPYGNIADMREAVAAAKAARASARRAAAGGGGVGIVHDYRPAVLPYYEKWRKEHGPIFTYSMGNVVFLHVSRPDVVRDINLCVSLDLGKSSYLKATHEPLFGGGILKSNGEAWLHQRKIIAPEFFLDKVKGMVDLMADSAQPLLKLWEERVDRNGGITDIKIDDDIRAYSADVISRTCFGSSYIKGKEIFMKIRELQQAVSKPNVLAEMTGLRFFPSTRNKQAWELHKEVRKLILEIVKESGEDRNLLSAILHSASCSRVGIAEAENFIVDNCKSIYFAGYESTAVTAAWCLMLLGLHPEWQDRVRAEVHEVCRGRPVDSQSLQKMKNLTMVIQETLRLYPAGAFVSRQALQDLRLGGVHIPKGVNIYIPVSTMHLDPKLWGADVKEFNPERFSDVKPQLHSYLPFGAGARTCLGQGFAMAELKILISLIISKFVLKLSPHYEHSPILKLTMEPELGVDLTLTKVQCLC